A part of Novipirellula artificiosorum genomic DNA contains:
- a CDS encoding glycosyltransferase family 4 protein — MSWLLLASLVISTAAALILVPLVREIAVRIGMIDKPDLQRKLHTKPIALGGGLAVFAALLVGFGTTMLIDHHFAHSTLEPFLGRWKTLFAAAAAILVVGLVDDRWALRGRQKLLLQCLIVAIVVGRGTVITQLSVLGYEFQLGHLEFPVTMLWLLVAINALNLIDGADGMATTVGCIICAGLGILSCRSGVSLNGVICFALSGALLGFLAYNRPPASIFLGDAGSMMIGFFVGVLAIWSSVKESTILASAPVAILAIPLFDSSAAILRRWLTGRSIYATDRAHLHHLLQSKFGSRGMLVVVAALCLITTALSVVSTYYDLPWLAAIGVLFVLGLLVVTRSFGYAEFRLVASRVYNFSRSFSTPVAQCDTKKLQRRHLLQGTGAWETIWEPLVEFARSHELASIKIDLNLAWIHEGYHASWQSVRLPEKANQLTMCVPLFTRQTVDGSELPIGKLDIIASASAPEIYTRIAEFVEHLAELNPQIDWVIEQLEQQPKRKPAAFPWPRQKAEVTLAEKPNGAAPSSEWAKVSAKLSSDSEASYKLK, encoded by the coding sequence ATGAGTTGGTTGCTGCTAGCGAGTCTAGTGATTTCAACCGCTGCTGCTTTGATCCTCGTTCCACTCGTGCGTGAAATCGCGGTTCGGATTGGGATGATCGACAAGCCCGATTTGCAACGAAAACTACACACCAAACCGATTGCTCTCGGCGGCGGGTTGGCGGTTTTTGCCGCGTTGTTGGTTGGATTCGGCACGACGATGTTGATCGATCACCACTTTGCGCACTCGACCCTCGAGCCGTTCCTGGGACGATGGAAAACGCTGTTTGCTGCAGCAGCAGCGATCCTCGTGGTTGGATTGGTTGATGACCGCTGGGCCCTACGGGGTCGCCAGAAATTGCTGCTGCAGTGTTTGATTGTTGCCATCGTGGTCGGCCGCGGTACCGTGATCACGCAACTCAGTGTGCTGGGATACGAGTTTCAGCTTGGGCATTTGGAATTTCCTGTTACGATGCTTTGGCTGCTGGTCGCCATCAATGCTCTCAATTTGATCGATGGTGCCGATGGAATGGCAACTACCGTCGGTTGCATCATTTGTGCTGGCCTTGGCATTTTGAGTTGCCGCAGCGGGGTTTCTCTTAACGGTGTGATTTGCTTTGCCCTGTCCGGAGCACTGCTCGGTTTCTTAGCCTACAATCGGCCTCCCGCCAGTATTTTCCTTGGCGATGCCGGCAGCATGATGATCGGCTTCTTTGTCGGAGTGCTGGCGATTTGGAGCAGTGTTAAGGAATCAACGATTCTTGCTTCAGCACCTGTGGCGATCCTTGCGATTCCGTTGTTCGATTCGAGTGCCGCAATCTTGCGTCGCTGGCTTACCGGACGCAGCATCTATGCAACGGATCGTGCCCATTTGCACCATCTGCTTCAGTCTAAATTTGGCAGCCGGGGCATGCTGGTCGTGGTCGCCGCCTTGTGTTTGATTACAACAGCGTTGTCTGTCGTATCGACCTACTATGACTTGCCGTGGTTGGCAGCCATTGGAGTACTTTTCGTCTTGGGACTGTTGGTGGTGACACGATCGTTTGGCTACGCCGAGTTTCGGCTTGTCGCCAGTCGTGTTTACAACTTCAGCCGTTCCTTTTCGACGCCGGTTGCTCAGTGTGACACGAAGAAACTGCAGCGTCGCCATCTGCTGCAGGGCACGGGGGCTTGGGAAACCATTTGGGAACCGCTCGTCGAGTTCGCTCGTTCTCACGAGCTGGCCAGCATTAAAATCGACTTGAATTTAGCCTGGATCCATGAAGGCTACCATGCTTCATGGCAAAGCGTTCGGCTTCCTGAGAAAGCCAACCAGTTAACGATGTGCGTGCCGCTGTTCACTCGACAGACGGTAGATGGCAGCGAGTTGCCGATCGGAAAGTTGGACATCATCGCGTCAGCAAGTGCGCCTGAAATTTACACGAGAATCGCGGAGTTTGTGGAACATCTGGCAGAATTGAATCCACAGATCGATTGGGTGATTGAGCAGTTGGAGCAGCAACCCAAACGAAAACCCGCCGCTTTTCCGTGGCCAAGACAAAAAGCCGAAGTCACACTGGCAGAGAAACCAAACGGTGCGGCACCTTCCTCGGAATGGGCGAAGGTGTCGGCGAAGCTTTCAAGCGACTCCGAGGCTTCGTACAAGCTGAAATAG